One Solanum lycopersicum chromosome 4, SLM_r2.1 DNA window includes the following coding sequences:
- the LOC101263198 gene encoding protein PIGMENT DEFECTIVE 338, chloroplastic: protein MPLLLLPCKSFSIFNPILPLNTSVIYNTAIQFSGFSLSPKYPLPRTPKSSKNLSIHWNYQINLPTHVLFCSKNEIFEEFRTTQLAELPESEELELHNKPYLKQIDNGVVSDVEEDQKKVSKDEVLEPFYKLFKPIESNEEESDIEQEEEVHPVVEESKKVSVEYYEPKPGDLVVGVVVSGNENKLDVSIGADLLGTMLTKDVLPLYDKEIGYLLCDLEKDAEEFLVRGKMGILSYDDAVSGESTPGKPVVEPGTVLFAEVLGRTLSGRPLLSTRRLFRRIAWHRVRQIKQLNEPIEVKITEWNIGGLLTRIEGLRAFLPKAELMNRVNSYTELKENVGRRINVLITRINEETNDLILSEKEAWQMLNLQEGTLVEGTVKRLFPFGAQIRLGETNRSGLLHISNVTQAKVTSMSNLLAVDEKVKVMVVKSMFPDKISLSIANLESEPGLFLSDKERVFSEAKQMAKKFRQNLPTVSATKKPEPLPTDRLPFEDEENMYANWKWFKFDRDNVNME, encoded by the exons ATGccacttcttcttcttccatgtaaatctttctctattttcaatccaattttgCCCCTCAACACCTCTGTTATTTACAACACAGCTATCCAATTCTCAGGTTTTTCCCTTTCTCCAAAATACCCACTTCCTAGAACCCCAAAATCTTCCAAGAATTTGTCAATCCATTGgaattatcaaataaatttgCCTACCCATGTCTTGTTTTGCTCTAAAAATGAAATCTTTGAAGAATTTAGGACTACCCAGTTGGCTGAATTGCCTGAAAGTGAAGAGCTTGAATTGCATAATAAGCCATATTTAAAGCAAATAGATAATGGGGTTGTCTCAGATGTAGAGGAGGACCAGAAAAAAGTTAGTAAAGATGAAGTTTTGGAGCcattttataagttatttaaGCCTATAGAGTctaatgaagaagaaagtgatATAGAACAGGAGGAAGAGGTTCATCCAGTTGTAGAAGAGAGTAAGAAGGTTAGTGTAGAGTATTACGAACCGAAACCGGGTGATTTGGTGGTAGGTGTTGTGGTTTCGGGGAATGAGAATAAGCTTGATGTGAGTATTGGTGCTGACCTATTGGGTACAATGTTAACTAAGGATGTTTTGCCTTTGTATGACAAAGAGATAGGCTATTTGCTGTGTGATTTAGAGAAGGATGCTGAGGAATTCTTGGTGAGAGGGAAAATGGGAATTCTGAGCTATGATGATGCAGTGAGTGGGGAATCAACGCCGGGGAAGCCCGTTGTGGAGCCTGGGACTGTTCTTTTTGCTGAGGTTCTTGGAAGAACTCTCAGTGGTCGACCACTGCTTTCAACAAGAAGGCTCTTTAGACGCATTGCTTGGCATCGAGTGAGGCAG ATTAAACAACTAAATGAACCTATTGAGGTGAAGATAACAGAGTGGAATATTGGTGGTCTTCTTACAAGAATAGAG GGCTTACGGGCTTTTCTTCCAAAGGCTGAATTGATGAACAGAGTTAATAGCTACACCGAGCTGAAGGAGAAT gTGGGGCGTCGAATTAATGTGCTTATTACCAGAATAAATGAAGAAACTAATGACTTGATACTTAGTGAGAAGGAAGCTTGG CAAATGTTAAATCTGCAAGAGGGGACTCTTGTGGAAGGAACAGTGAAAAGACTTTTTCCCTTTGGCGCACAGATAAGGCTTGGTGAAACAAACCGAAG TGGCTTGCTACACATCTCAAATGTCACCCAAGCCAAGGTTACTTCCATGAGTAACTTGTTAGCAGTTGATGAGAAGGTGAAAGTTATGGTTGTGAAGTCAATGTTTCCTGATAAAATATCTCTCAG TATAGCAAACCTTGAAAGCGAGCCAGGGTTATTTTTATCGGACAAGGAG AGAGTATTTTCTGAAGCAAAACAGATGGCGAAGAAGTTCAGACAGAACCTACCAACTGTTTCAGCAACAAAGA